The genomic stretch TCTTGAACGCTTTAGAGATTCTATTCGTAATCGAACTATAGAAGATCATTTAAAATCTATTAGAGTATCCAATCAATCATTAATCAAAGAGAAAAAAGTGATATTAATAGATGATGTGTTGACTACAGGTGCTTCGATTCAAGCTTGTAGTAGACTGTTGCTTAAAGCAGGAGTAAAGTCAATCAAAGTAATTGTTTTGGGAAAGACAATGAGGAATATTGAAGATGCCCATTATTTTATTGAACAAAATAAAGATGAATATATACAAGAAACTATACATGAGCTCAATTTAAATCATAGTTTGGCAATGCAATCCTATGAAATGCAACAAGACTTTTTAAAAGAAGAGGAAATTAACGAACATATATCAGTAGATGAATGGTCTAATGAGCAGCATGACTATTGTGATACTGATGATGAGCATTATGATATAGATGAAGAGGCTCAGCAAAAACATGAAGCAATTGATGAAAAATATGATGAATTATTAATTGAAATATTTATGAAGGAACAAGAAGAATATTCATATTTTGAAAATTCAATGGTTGCATTAGATAATGATTTTCAATACTACATAGATGAAGCTCATCAAGTCTTAGATGGTCATAAGTGTTTTAGTATTGATAATCCTTTTGTTTTACATTTCAAGGATTGGTGATAATCGCGATCGACTCAATCATCCATCTGCCTTAGGTTTTACTGTAGGCGATCGCGTGGAAAAAGAATTGTAAAACCCTCTTGAGTAAAATGATGATCGTGAGTCAATATTTGACTAATATCCATTTGTTTCATCGTTACCATTGAGATACAATCCGTAAGACTATAACCCTTATCTAACCGTTGCTCATATAGCTTCAATCCACCTAAAAAAGTTTCATGAGATTGAGCTAATACCATCACCTTTTCTGAATCTGCGCTGAGAAGTTGCCGAACTGTATTTACTGTTCGTTCGCGCAATCTCACACCACCATCAGACAAAAAGTTAAGAACTTCACTAAGTACTTCATCAGTTGTAATGATTTTCGTCTTACCAAGCTTAGCCGTAATAGCGATCGCTTGACTGTGAAAAGCATCGCGAGGACTGAGTAATGCCACCCAATAAAAAGTGTCAGCAAAAATCATCTCAGTCATACTTGATTATTGTAGAGATAGCGATCATGATTTTCTGCACCATCTGTCGGCAAACGTTCCAAATCCTCACTAGATAAACCATCAGCAAAAGACGATGCAATCCCTAGTAAAAAGGAACTTGTATCTTCTTGTGCTTCCATATCCTTTTTAGAACTTAGAATTGATTGTTGATTTGTGTCTAGCCGCCATTCCAAAAAACTAACAAAATCTAAAACCTCTTGTAAAATAGGTTCAGATAAAATTTCTAATTGCTCTAGCTTACCTAAAATAAGTTCCTTTACAGCGCTCATATGTCAAGACCTATATCAACATACTCTTAATTTTACTTGCCTTGCATAAAAATAGTGAATTGCTATACAAGCCCTAAAGATGATGCAACCAAATGTCCACAAGCAAAGCCTGAAAATGCTACAGCATTTAACCCCTGTCCGGGGAAAGTGCTATCACCGACACAATATAAATCAGGAATAGAAGTGCGATTAAAAGGCATTCCCAATAGTCCTAAAGGTTTACCCGCAGGAATTGGCCCATAGGTTCCATCGGCACGACCGAGGAAGCGGCGATGACTGCGGGGTGTGCCGACTTCTTGATAGTCGAGACAGTCTTCTAGTTTCGGGAAAATGGCTAATAGGCGATCGCATAGTTTTCTCGCTGCCTCATTTTTCTTCGCTTCATATTCCGAAGGCGATAAACCTTCCCATTCACTCATCCAGCTAGGCGTAAAGGTATGCACAATGTGATGACCTTCAGGGGCAAGGGAGCGATCAAGTAATGTGGGAATCGACACAAAAATCGTGCCTTGTTCTTTCTGCATATCGGTCCAATCTTCCAGCAAGATATGGTGACAAGCTGCATCATCGGGAATAGCGGAAGCTTCAACACCCAGATGTAAGCTCAAGAAACTGGGGGATTTTTGATAGCGCGATTGCCATCCTTTTTCACCACTTGGCAAAGGTTCATCCTTGAGCAAGTTCCCAAAGGTATCCCAGCGAGTGGCATTAGAAACAACCTTCTTCGCATAGAGAGTTTCACCACTCGCCAGCTTTACACCGATTGCCCCTTTACCCGACTTTGCTTTGGGAATAATCTGGGTCACTCTTGCCCCATAGCGAATCTCACCACCCGCTTTGTCCAAACCTTCCGCTAATT from Pseudanabaena sp. Chao 1811 encodes the following:
- a CDS encoding type II toxin-antitoxin system VapC family toxin, coding for MTEMIFADTFYWVALLSPRDAFHSQAIAITAKLGKTKIITTDEVLSEVLNFLSDGGVRLRERTVNTVRQLLSADSEKVMVLAQSHETFLGGLKLYEQRLDKGYSLTDCISMVTMKQMDISQILTHDHHFTQEGFTILFPRDRLQ
- the crtH gene encoding carotenoid isomerase, whose product is MAQTLDADVIVIGSGIGGLVTATQLAAKGASVIVLERYLIAGGSGGYFERNGYRFDVGASMIFGFGDRGTTNLLTRALAAVNMKMETIPDPVQIHYHLPNKLEIEVHRDYEQFIKELGDRFPHEREGIRKFYDECWKIFNCLNAIELLSLEEWRYLMRVFFQNPFACLGLAAYLPQNAGDIAKKYIRNPELLQFIDMECYCWSVVPADRTPAINAGMVFSDRHYGGINYPVGGVGKIAEKLAEGLDKAGGEIRYGARVTQIIPKAKSGKGAIGVKLASGETLYAKKVVSNATRWDTFGNLLKDEPLPSGEKGWQSRYQKSPSFLSLHLGVEASAIPDDAACHHILLEDWTDMQKEQGTIFVSIPTLLDRSLAPEGHHIVHTFTPSWMSEWEGLSPSEYEAKKNEAARKLCDRLLAIFPKLEDCLDYQEVGTPRSHRRFLGRADGTYGPIPAGKPLGLLGMPFNRTSIPDLYCVGDSTFPGQGLNAVAFSGFACGHLVASSLGLV
- a CDS encoding phosphoribosyltransferase; the protein is MKLFDDLPDLFYFGFYCPKHNENFNEYSQTILELKDEKENAINFFLKEFRKFLGSEDIVIVTVPPHNSSNPYSGIRKLAKQIVLLYPNLLDAVCCLERFRDSIRNRTIEDHLKSIRVSNQSLIKEKKVILIDDVLTTGASIQACSRLLLKAGVKSIKVIVLGKTMRNIEDAHYFIEQNKDEYIQETIHELNLNHSLAMQSYEMQQDFLKEEEINEHISVDEWSNEQHDYCDTDDEHYDIDEEAQQKHEAIDEKYDELLIEIFMKEQEEYSYFENSMVALDNDFQYYIDEAHQVLDGHKCFSIDNPFVLHFKDW